The Chitinophaga niabensis genomic interval ACAATATGGCCTTCCCCGGTAACAACAGCCACAAACGCAGGATCGAAAGCATCTTTGATCACTTTTTGGATAATGGCCTCCGTCTGCGGAGCCAGTTCCGATGGTTTGAGGATGGCGCAATTCCCTGCTGCTATGGCTCCTATCAGGGGATTGATGAGTAACTGGAAAGGATAGTTCCAGGGGCCTATCAGCAGCGTAAGCCCCTTTGGCTCCCGGTAGATCTTGCTGGCAGAGGGATAATGCATGAGCGGGGAACTGACAGCCTGGGGGCGCATCCATTCCCTTAAATTGGTGAGGGTATGGTCTATTTCATCGAATAATAACCCCACTTCACTCGAAAACGCCTCCAGCGGATGTTTGGCCAGATCGGCCTGTAAAGCTTCCAGGATAGCTGTTTCGTGTTTTTTCAGCGTGGTTTTCAGCTTTTTCAGCTGTGCTTTGCGGAATGCATAGGAACGGGTGGCACCGGAATCAAAAAAGCTGCGCTGGGCGGCATATACATCGGAAATAGAGGCCATAACGATAGAATTATAGAAATGATATGTTACAATTTCGCGAAAATTCCCTGCTTTTTTGCAGTTTGAATATCTTTGTGCGAATCAGTACGGATTAATAGTATGAGCGCGAGCATCGATTATAACAAATATGAAGCAGTGATAGGCCTGGAGGTACATGCCCAGCTATTGACGCAAAGCAAGCTTTTCACCAGTGACAGTGCGGCATTTGGCGGTTTGCCCAATACGCATATCAGCCCGATCACCCTTGGGCACCCGGGAACGCTACCCTTTCTGAACAAGAAAGCGGTGGAACTGGCGGTCCGTCTTGGATTTGCCTGCCATTGTGAGATTGAGCGGGAAAACTTCTTTGCCCGTAAGAATTATTTCTACCCTGATCTTCCGAAAGGCTACCAGATCAGCCAGCATACTGCACCTATCTGCATTGGAGGCCATGTGCCCATTTTTGCAGAGGGTAACAGCCGCAATATCCGGCTGAACCGTATTCACCTGGAAGAAGATGCCGGAAAATCCATACACGACCTGGACCCTCAGAATACCATGGTGGATTACAACCGTGCAGGAGTACCCCTGGTGGAAATTGTAACAGAGCCGGACCTTCATACCAGCGATGAAGCATATGCTTACCTGACAGAAATGCGCCGCCTGGTACGTTGGCTGGATGTCTGCGATGGTAATATGGAAGAAGGCAGTATGCGATGCGACGCGAACATTTCTATCCGCCTGAAAGGTGATACCAGCCTGGGAACCAAGGTGGAAGTAAAAAATATGAACTCTATCCGCAACGTTAAACGTGCCATAGATAATGAGATCAAACGCCAGATAGAACTGGTGGAAGGCGGAGAACGCATTGTGCAGGAAACACGCAGTTTTGATGCGTCCAATGGCAGTTCTTTCCCACTCCGTTCCAAAGAAGAAGCCAACGACTACCGTTATTTCCCGGAGCCGGACCTGGCACCATTCCGCATTACAGAAGCTTACCTGGATGAGGTACGCGCTACTTTACCTGAACTGCCGGAAGAAATGCTGGCCCGCTATACACAGCAACTGGGGCTTCCTGAATATGATGCCCGTGTGATCTGTGATGATAAAGCCACTGCCGTTTATTTTGAAGCACTGATCAATGCTACCCCCCATCACAAGGCTGCGGCCAACTGGATGCTGGGACCAGTTAAATCATGGCTGAATGAACAAAATGCCGGCATGGAAGCATTTCCGCTTACACCCGCATCCCTGGCAGCTCTTATTGCATTGATCGCAGACGGGAAAGTGAACTTTTCTATTGCTTCCTCCCGCATCCTGCCGGCTATGATCACAGCACCGGATAAAGATCCACTGGCGATTGCCACGGATTTGAACCTCCTGCAGGACAATGATGCCGGGAACATTCTGCCCGTGATTGAAGAAGTACTGGCAAAATACCCGGGCAAAGTAGCCGAGTTTAAAGCCGGAAAGAAAGGCCTCATCGGGCTTTTTGTAGGAGAAGTGATGAAGCTGAGCGCAGGGAAAGCAGATCCGAAACTCACTAACGAACTCTTAATGAAACGGTTGAACAGCTAAATAAGCCGTTCATCCAAATTGGCGTGAATGGGAATATTGCTACTGCAATGGCATTGCCGTCTATTGCTATAAGTTACAAAGCATTAACCCGGAAATGGATATATTCCCATAGTAACATGCCCGAACCGGCTACATAATTTAACAAAACCGCTGGGGAGCATCCGATTAATTAACCCTAATTTTAGTCCATCATATAGAAAAAAGAAAAGCCCATGAAAAAATTAGCCATATGGTGTGCCGGCGCAGCTTTGCTGGCCGGATGTAGCAGCCACCCGGAAAAAGGCGGATTCAAGATTGATGTACAACTGGCCAATGCCCCGTTAGAAAAAGTTTACCTGGAAGAAATGGCCATGCAAGGCCCTAAAATAGTTGATACCACGGCTGTAAAAGATGCCAGTGGCAAGTTTGAGCTGGATGGCATGGTTACCGAGCAAGGTTTATACCGCATCCGTTTTGAAAATGGAAAATACATTGTGCTGGGACTGGATGCGGGAGACATGAGTATCCACGGAGATTACAATGAACTGGAAAAGATAGACGTGAAAGGCTCTGAAGCCACTTCAGAGATCCAGCAATTACTCAATCACTACAGTGAAAAAGCACAGGTGATGAGTAAAGAGATCCAGGCGATAGACAGCCTCCGCATGGCTAAAACGTCAGACAGCCTGCTCACAGCAAGACGGAATGCATTTGAACAGGAAGCAAAAAACTCCCGCCAGTTCTTTATAGATGCCGCACAAAAAACAAAACAACCCGTAGCCGCCGTATTTGCCATGCAACTGGTGCGCTTTGATGATATCACAGAATTCCTGGAAAATAAAGGGATCTTTGAAAACATTGCGAAACGTTTCCCTGATAACGCTATGGTGAAGGAAATGATGAAGTCTGTTGAAGAAGCAGAGAAAGAATCCAAACAGGGAGCAGCCAGCGGGCCGGAATCAAAGGTTGGCCAGTTAGCACCGGACTTTGTATTACCTGATCCCAATGGCAAACAGGTTAGCTTAAGCTCTTTCAAAGGAAAGTTTGTACTGGTTGATTTCTGGGCAAG includes:
- the gatB gene encoding Asp-tRNA(Asn)/Glu-tRNA(Gln) amidotransferase subunit GatB, which codes for MSASIDYNKYEAVIGLEVHAQLLTQSKLFTSDSAAFGGLPNTHISPITLGHPGTLPFLNKKAVELAVRLGFACHCEIERENFFARKNYFYPDLPKGYQISQHTAPICIGGHVPIFAEGNSRNIRLNRIHLEEDAGKSIHDLDPQNTMVDYNRAGVPLVEIVTEPDLHTSDEAYAYLTEMRRLVRWLDVCDGNMEEGSMRCDANISIRLKGDTSLGTKVEVKNMNSIRNVKRAIDNEIKRQIELVEGGERIVQETRSFDASNGSSFPLRSKEEANDYRYFPEPDLAPFRITEAYLDEVRATLPELPEEMLARYTQQLGLPEYDARVICDDKATAVYFEALINATPHHKAAANWMLGPVKSWLNEQNAGMEAFPLTPASLAALIALIADGKVNFSIASSRILPAMITAPDKDPLAIATDLNLLQDNDAGNILPVIEEVLAKYPGKVAEFKAGKKGLIGLFVGEVMKLSAGKADPKLTNELLMKRLNS
- a CDS encoding TlpA disulfide reductase family protein; translation: MKKLAIWCAGAALLAGCSSHPEKGGFKIDVQLANAPLEKVYLEEMAMQGPKIVDTTAVKDASGKFELDGMVTEQGLYRIRFENGKYIVLGLDAGDMSIHGDYNELEKIDVKGSEATSEIQQLLNHYSEKAQVMSKEIQAIDSLRMAKTSDSLLTARRNAFEQEAKNSRQFFIDAAQKTKQPVAAVFAMQLVRFDDITEFLENKGIFENIAKRFPDNAMVKEMMKSVEEAEKESKQGAASGPESKVGQLAPDFVLPDPNGKQVSLSSFKGKFVLVDFWASWCGPCRQENPNVVNAYMKYKDKNFTILGVSLDKAKEPWLKAIADDGLMWNHVSDLKFWESSVVPLYGITGIPTNILVDPQGKIVAANLRGKALEQKLSEVLQ